The Pseudomonas extremaustralis genome contains a region encoding:
- the modC gene encoding molybdenum ABC transporter ATP-binding protein — protein sequence MPMIDVRLQLRYSGFALEVDLHLPGRGVTALYGHSGSGKTTCLRCIAGLERARDGFVQINDEVWQDSRSGLFVPPHKRALGYVFQEASLFPHLSVRANLEFGLKRIPRPQRRVDMTQATELLGIGHLLDRHPQHLSGGERQRIGIARALLTSPKLLLMDEPLAALDSQRKGEILPYLERLHDELDIPVLYVSHAQDEVARLADHIVLLSDGKALASGPIGETLARLDLPLARGDDAGVVIDGTVCAYDAHYQLLTLQLPGSALQMRVAHAPLALGKALRVKVQARDVSLSLQAEEHSSILNRLPVTVTQEIAADNSAHVLVRLDAEGTPLLARITRFSRDQLQLHPGQTLWAQIKAVAVLA from the coding sequence ATGCCGATGATCGATGTACGCCTGCAACTCAGGTATTCCGGCTTTGCGCTGGAAGTGGACCTGCACCTGCCCGGACGCGGGGTGACAGCGTTGTATGGGCATTCCGGTTCCGGCAAGACCACCTGTCTGCGCTGCATCGCCGGGCTGGAGCGGGCCAGGGACGGGTTTGTCCAGATCAACGATGAAGTCTGGCAAGACAGCCGCAGCGGGCTGTTCGTACCGCCGCACAAACGCGCGCTGGGGTATGTGTTCCAGGAAGCGAGCCTGTTCCCGCATTTGTCAGTGCGGGCCAATCTGGAATTCGGCCTCAAGCGCATCCCGCGCCCGCAACGCCGTGTCGATATGACCCAGGCCACCGAACTACTGGGGATCGGCCATCTGCTCGATCGACATCCCCAACACCTCTCCGGCGGTGAACGCCAGCGCATCGGCATCGCCCGCGCACTGCTCACCAGTCCGAAGTTGTTGCTGATGGATGAACCGCTCGCCGCCCTCGACAGCCAACGCAAAGGCGAAATCCTGCCGTACCTGGAGCGCCTGCACGACGAACTGGACATCCCAGTACTGTATGTCAGCCACGCCCAGGATGAAGTCGCGCGCCTGGCCGATCACATCGTGTTACTCAGCGACGGCAAGGCCCTGGCCAGCGGCCCCATCGGCGAAACCCTGGCGCGACTCGACCTGCCCCTGGCGCGGGGTGACGACGCCGGCGTGGTGATCGATGGCACCGTCTGCGCCTACGACGCGCACTATCAACTGCTGACGCTGCAGTTGCCAGGCAGCGCCCTGCAGATGCGCGTCGCCCACGCCCCGCTCGCCCTGGGCAAAGCGTTGCGGGTCAAGGTGCAAGCGCGGGACGTGAGCCTCAGCCTGCAAGCGGAGGAACACAGCAGCATCCTCAACCGCCTGCCAGTGACGGTCACCCAGGAGATTGCGGCGGACAACAGCGCTCACGTGCTGGTGCGCCTGGACGCCGAAGGCACGCCGCTGCTGGCACGCATCACACGCTTTTCTCGCGATCAATTGCAACTTCACCCCGGCCAGACGTTGTGGGCACAGATCAAGGCGGTTGCCGTACTGGCGTAA
- a CDS encoding YoaK family protein, giving the protein MLPSPRKPYVNAALAHQQRWRGRIGMTLVASLSVLAGMTDAIGFMASGDFVSFMSGNTTRLAVAISEGDLGLMGRLLLLVATFVAGNALGVMVSRFSRRHALPLLLCIATLLCGATLLPFNDMLPTLLAAIIAMGMLNAAVEEVNGLPVGLTYVTGALSRFGRGLGRWLLGERRDGWRVQLVPWMGMFVGAVIGALLQQQMGLKALLVSGIMAGLLGLVSLKIPRRWHLGFMPR; this is encoded by the coding sequence ATGCTGCCTTCACCCCGCAAGCCTTACGTCAATGCCGCACTCGCCCATCAACAACGCTGGCGTGGCCGTATCGGCATGACCCTGGTGGCCAGCCTTTCGGTGCTGGCGGGCATGACCGACGCCATCGGTTTCATGGCCAGCGGTGACTTTGTTTCGTTCATGAGCGGCAACACTACGCGCCTGGCGGTGGCGATCAGCGAGGGTGATCTGGGCTTGATGGGACGCTTATTGTTGTTGGTTGCCACCTTCGTTGCCGGCAACGCCCTGGGGGTGATGGTCAGTCGCTTCAGCCGCCGCCACGCCCTGCCCTTGCTGTTGTGCATTGCGACACTGCTCTGTGGTGCAACCTTGCTGCCGTTTAACGATATGTTGCCCACGTTGCTGGCGGCGATTATTGCGATGGGCATGCTCAATGCCGCAGTGGAAGAGGTCAACGGTTTGCCAGTGGGCCTGACTTACGTCACCGGGGCGCTGTCACGCTTCGGGCGCGGCCTGGGACGCTGGTTACTGGGCGAACGCCGCGATGGCTGGCGCGTACAGTTGGTTCCGTGGATGGGGATGTTCGTGGGCGCGGTGATTGGCGCGCTGCTGCAGCAACAGATGGGCCTGAAGGCTCTGCTGGTCAGCGGGATAATGGCGGGTTTGCTGGGGCTGGTGTCACTGAAGATTCCCCGCCGCTGGCATTTGGGCTTCATGCCGCGATAA
- the modB gene encoding molybdate ABC transporter permease subunit, with translation MPLSSADFSAIWLTIKLASLTTVILLVIGTPIALWLSRTRSWWRGPIGAVVALPLVLPPTVIGFYLLLTMGPNGYFGQFTQWLGLGTLTFSFTGLVIGSVIYSMPFVVQPLQNAFSAIGTRPLEVAATLRANPWDTFFSVILPLARPGFITASILGFAHTVGEFGVVLMIGGNIPDKTRVVSVQIYDHVEAMEYAQAHWLAGSMLVFAFLVLLALYSSRKTKMGWS, from the coding sequence ATGCCGCTATCGAGTGCCGATTTTTCCGCAATCTGGTTGACCATCAAACTGGCGTCACTGACCACGGTGATCCTGCTGGTCATCGGCACTCCGATTGCCCTGTGGCTGTCGCGCACTCGCTCTTGGTGGCGCGGCCCCATCGGTGCAGTGGTGGCCTTGCCGTTGGTGTTGCCACCCACGGTCATCGGCTTTTACTTGCTGCTGACCATGGGACCCAACGGCTACTTCGGCCAGTTCACCCAATGGCTCGGCCTGGGCACCCTCACCTTCAGCTTTACCGGGCTGGTGATCGGCTCAGTGATCTACTCCATGCCGTTTGTAGTGCAGCCGTTGCAAAACGCCTTCTCCGCCATCGGCACGCGTCCCTTGGAAGTGGCTGCAACCTTGCGCGCCAATCCGTGGGACACCTTCTTCAGCGTGATCCTGCCCCTGGCTCGTCCCGGCTTTATCACCGCGTCCATCCTTGGCTTTGCCCACACCGTCGGCGAGTTCGGCGTGGTGTTGATGATCGGCGGCAATATCCCCGACAAGACCCGCGTGGTCTCGGTACAGATCTACGACCATGTCGAAGCCATGGAGTATGCCCAGGCCCATTGGCTGGCGGGTTCCATGCTGGTGTTCGCGTTCCTCGTGTTGCTGGCGCTCTACTCCAGCCGTAAAACAAAGATGGGCTGGAGCTGA